A genomic region of Solanum dulcamara chromosome 2, daSolDulc1.2, whole genome shotgun sequence contains the following coding sequences:
- the LOC129874349 gene encoding aspartyl protease family protein 2: MAVRELIFFFLLLLSSAASDAVNRRTKIEYLKLPLLHKDTFPPTPSQSLSSDIRRLNTLYSSLRHRSITRSAKLPLTSGASTGSGQYFVDLRLGTPPQRLLLVADTGSDLVWVSCSACRNCSSRPRNSAFLARHSSTYLPYHCYDKKCRLIPNPRGVVCNHTRLHSPCRYEYSYSDGSETKGFFSTETTTLNASSGRPVKFNNLAFGCSFKASGPSITGPSFNGAQGVMGLGRGSISLASQLGRRFGNKFSYCLMDYTLSPTPTSYLLIGRSTAVNDSKKMNYTPMISNPFTSTFYYIGIESVYIENVKLPIRSSVWAIDKLGNGGTVMDSGTTLTFLAKPAYRRILQAFKRLVKLPEANEPTVGFDLCVNVSGESGPSFPKMSFKLSGNSILSPPPGNYFIDTAEDVKCLALQPLTAPSGFSVIGNLMQQGFMFEFDRDRSRIGFSRHGCGKP; the protein is encoded by the coding sequence ATGGCAGTAAGGGAACtaatcttcttcttcctcctacTCCTCTCCTCCGCCGCTTCCGACGCCGTCAACCGCCGTACAAAAATCGAATACCTAAAACTTCCATTACTCCACAAAGACACATTTCCTCCAACTCCTTCACAATCACTCTCTTCCGATATCCGCCGCTTAAACACCCTTTACTCCTCTCTCCGTCACCGTAGCATTACGCGGTCAGCTAAACTTCCGTTAACTTCCGGTGCATCTACTGGTAGTGGACAGTACTTCGTAGATCTTCGATTGGGTACTCCACCGCAACGCCTCCTTCTCGTGGCCGATACTGGTAGTGATTTAGTCTGGGTCAGTTGCTCCGCCTGCCGGAATTGCTCATCCCGCCCTCGTAACTCCGCATTCCTCGCCCGTCATTCTTCAACGTATTTACCCTACCATTGCTATGATAAGAAATGTAGGCTCATACCTAACCCTAGAGGCGTCGTGTGTAACCATACGCGCCTCCATAGCCCCTGTAGATATGAATACTCTTACTCCGATGGATCGGAAACTAAAGGTTTTTTCTCTACTGAAACGACGACGCTTAATGCCAGCTCCGGTAGACCGGTGAAGTTTAACAATTTGGCGTTCGGTTGTAGCTTTAAAGCTTCCGGTCCAAGCATTACCGGTCCGAGTTTCAACGGAGCTCAGGGAGTTATGGGTTTAGGCCGCGGTTCGATTTCGTTAGCGAGTCAACTCGGCCGCCGGTTCGGAAACAAGTTTTCTTACTGTTTAATGGATTACACATTATCTCCGACTCCGACGAGTTATTTATTAATCGGCCGGTCAACGGCGGTCAACGATTcgaaaaaaatgaattacacGCCGATGATAAGTAACCCATTTACTTCAACGTTTTACTATATTGGGATTGAAAGTGTTTACATTGAGAATGTGAAATTACCAATACGCTCTTCCGTTTGGGCGATTGATAAGTTGGGTAATGGCGGGACTGTTATGGATTCAGGGACAACATTGACATTTCTCGCCAAGCCGGCTTATCGGCGTATACTTCAAGCGTTTAAACGGCTTGTTAAGCTCCCGGAAGCCAATGAACCGACTGTTGGTTTTGACTTATGCGTCAACGTGTCGGGCGAGTCGGGACCGAGTTTCCCTAAAATGAGTTTCAAACTCAGTGGAAACTCGATCCTCTCCCCGCCACCCGGGAACTACTTCATTGACACCGCGGAGGACGTTAAATGCCTCGCATTGCAGCCGCTGACAGCGCCTTCCGGGTTTTCGGTTATTGGAAACCTAATGCAACAAGGGTTTATGTTCGAATTCGATAGAGATCGATCGAGAATCGGTTTCTCTCGGCATGGTTGTGGTAAACCATGA
- the LOC129874354 gene encoding transcription factor TCP18-like has protein sequence MFPKSNIIHDPFSYTSQELLNTHDHHHHQNPNSTSKVVVEEEEDHPFFLNNFPSPFLDDHELPLSQIFSQKHHQELEASENHDISKADPDNAIKDNHSIDNSRSTRLNTKIMGDQSSNLAITRKIPSEPATSSKKRKLSAKPRRRTGKKDRHSKICTAQGVRDRRMRLSLQIARKFFDLQDMLGFDKASNTIEWLFTNSKNAIKELSKNIPQENNSSENNDDNRKLRKIGSNEKPIRAMAREKTKENMMIKLGHNKKGNQELDETNPKLGSNSKSLEHQFANVGIMEKYLGGASYSSITSIFDYDNNGIIKGDIDISDNCFNLGIHENFSMTSEVQIPFAGI, from the exons ATGtttcctaaaagcaacatcatCCATGACCCTTTTTCCTACACCTCACAAGAATTACTTAATACACATgaccatcatcatcatcaaaaccctaattcaacttcaaaagtagtagtagaagaagaagaagatcatCCATTTTTCTTGAATAACTTCCCATCTCCATTTCTTGATGACCATGAACTCCCACTAagccaaatattttctcaaaagcATCATCAAGAGCTAGAGGCTAGTGAGAACCATGACATTAGTAAAGCTGATCCGGACAACGCCATCAAAGATAACCATAGCATTGACAATTCAAGATCTACACGGCTCAACACGAAAATCATGGGAGATCAGAGTTCAAATCTGGCTATCACAAGAAAAATCCCTAGTGAGCCAGCCACATCatcaaagaagagaaaactAAGTGCAAAACCACGAAGGAGAACAGGAAAAAAGGATAGGCATAGCAAGATTTGCACAGCTCAAGGAGTGAGAGACAGAAGGATGAGATTGTCCCTTCAAATAGCACGTAAGTTCTTCGATCTCCAAGACATGTTAGGGTTTGATAAGGCAAGTAATACCATAGAATGGTTGTTTACCAATTCCAAGAATGCCATCAAAGAGCTCTCAAAAAACATCCCACAAGAGAATAATAGTAGTGAAAACAATGATGATAATAGGAAATTGAGAAAAATTGGTTCAAATGAGAAGCCAATAAGAGCAATGGCAAGGGAAAAGACCAAAGAGAATATGATGATCAAATTAGGTCACAACAAAAAGGGCAATCAAGAATTGGATGAAACAAACCCTAAATTAGGgtcaaattcaaaatctcttGAACATCAATTTGCTAATGTTGGGATCATGGAAAAGTACTTAGGTGGTGCAAGCTATTCCTCAATAACTTCTATATTTGATTATGACAacaatggaataatcaaagGAGACATAGATATTTCTGACAATTGCTTCAATTTGGGGATTCATGAAAATTTTTCAATGACAAGTGAGGTTCAAATCCCATTTGCAG GCATTTAA